A DNA window from Centroberyx gerrardi isolate f3 chromosome 5, fCenGer3.hap1.cur.20231027, whole genome shotgun sequence contains the following coding sequences:
- the LOC139911832 gene encoding pyruvate dehydrogenase [acetyl-transferring]-phosphatase 1, mitochondrial, giving the protein MGQEVGQMSLAQINHILKANEYSHTHPRGPASHGVLGFHSNLLPSNHPSEDRRSSATCLPGDGLLFGVFDGHAGPACAQAVSQRLFYYIAVATLSLRTLAELEQAVEEERAVPPLLEWHKHPQDHSCPDGGQISFHSLRTYWQERLDLEEEEDGRRVSSALVNAFSRLDNDLSLEAQVHLSIRGSLPGEAWSLSSPLRVALSGCTACVAHVSGGVLHVANLGDSRAVLGVQEPDGRWSALSLSNDHNAQNPDELQRILGEHPAAERRTAVRHDRLLGLLLPFRAFGDVRFKWSAETLRRVYETRPDVLSAVGEAARTPPQHYLTPPYLSARPEVSRHRIRHKDKFLVLATDGLWELMHRQTVVQLVGEQLTGLQQQRPIIPGADMTLGGLQRLLLDRKGRALSALEDQNAATHLLRHALGDDGYGGVEPKRLAKMLSLPAHLARSYRDDITITVIHLNEPDV; this is encoded by the exons ATGGGGCAGGAGGTGGGACAGATGAGCCTGGCTCAGATCAACCACATCTTAAAG GCCAATGAGTACAGCCACACCCACCCTAGAGGCCCCGCCTCCCATGGCGTCCTGGGTTTCCATAGCAACCTGTTGCCTTCCAACCACCCCAGCGAGGACCGGCGCAGCAGCGCCACCTGCCTGCCGGGCGACGGCCTGCTGTTCGGCGTGTTCGACGGCCACGCGGGGCCGGCCTGCGCCCAGGCCGTCAGCCAGAGGCTCTTCTACTACATCGCCGTGGCAACGCTGTCCCTGAGGACACTGGCGGAGCTCGAACaggcggtggaggaggaacGGGCCGTCCCGCCACTGCTGGAGTGGCACAAACACCCACAAGACCACAGCTGCCCCGACGGCGGGCAGATCTCCTTCCACAGCCTCCGCACCTACTGGCAGGAGAGGctggacctggaggaggaggag GACGGCAGGAGGGTGAGTTCAGCGCTGGTCAACGCCTTCAGTCGCCTTGACAACGACCTCTCTCTGGAGGCCCAGGTCCACCTCTCCAT ACGGGGGTCTCTTCCTGGGGAGGCGTGGTCTCTGTCTTCACCCCTGCGGGTGGCGCTATCCGGCTGCACGGCCTGCGTGGCGCACGTCTCCGGTGGCGTCCTGCACGTGGCCAACCTGGGCGACAGCCGGGCCGTCCTGGGCGTCCAGGAGCCGGACGGCCGCTGGTCGGCGCTCAGTCTCAGCAACGACCACAACGCTCAGAACCCCGACGAGCTGCAGAGGATTCTGGGAGAACACCCGGCGGCGGAGCGGCGCACGGCGGTTCGCCACGACCGCCTGCTGGGTCTGCTGCTGCCGTTCAGGGCGTTCGGCGACGTCCGGTTCAAATGGAGCGCGGAGACGCTGAGGCGCGTCTACGAAACGCGGCCGGACGTCCTGTCGGCGGTCGGCGAGGCGGCCCGGACGCCGCCGCAGCACTACCTCACCCCGCCGTACCTCAGCGCCCGGCCCGAGGTCAGCCGCCACCGCATCAGACACAAAGACAAGTTCCTGGTGTTGGCTACTGACGGACTGTGGGAGCTGATGCACCGACAGACTGTAGTGCAGCTGGTGGGAGAACAACTGACag GTCTTCAGCAGCAGAGACCCATAATCCCCGGCGCCGACATGACGCTGGGCGGCCTGCAGCGCCTCCTGCTGGACAGGAAGGGGAGGGCGCTGTCGGCTCTGGAAGACCAGAATGCCGCCACCCACCTTCTGCGCCACGCCCTGGGGGATGATGGGTACGGAGGGGTGGAGCCTAAACGCCTGGCCAAGATGCTCAGCCTGCCGGCCCACCTGGCCAGGAGCTACCGCGATGACATCACCATCACCGTCATCCACCTTAACGAGCCGGACGTTTAA
- the nfs1 gene encoding cysteine desulfurase has protein sequence MLSPGRSVSSRLLRPLTALPLRPGSAQRAASSLEKELVKSQDLERDELRPLYMDFQSTTPMDPRVLDAMLPYQVNYYGNPHSRTHAYGWESESAMERARKQIADLIAADPREIIFTSGATESNNMAIKGVARFYQVKKRHVITTQTEHKCVLDSCRVLEAEGFRVTYLPVKSNGLLDLQVLEDSICPETSLVSVMSVNNEIGVKQPIKEIGQLCRSRGVFLHTDAAQAVGKIPINVSDWKVDLMSISGHKIYGPKGVGALYVRRRPRVRLEPLQNGGGQERGLRSGTVPTPLAVGLGAACHIAQQEMEYDHHRVSMLADRLVQKIMAGIPDVIMNGDPEQRYAGCVNLSFAYVEGESLLMALKDVALSSGSACTSASLEPSYVLRAIGADEDLAHSSIRFGIGRFSTEEEIDYTAEKCIQHVCRLRQMSPLWEMAQEGIDLKSINWTQH, from the exons ATGCTTTCCCCGGGCAGGAGCGTCTCCTCCCGGCTGCTGAGGCCGCTCACAGCGCTCCCTCTGCGGCCAGGCTCTGCCCAGAGAGCCGCCAGCTCCCTGGAGAAAG AGCTGGTGAAGAGCCAGGACCTGGAGAGAGACGAGCTGCGCCCGCTCTACATGGACTTCCAGTCCACCACACCCATG gaccCCAGGGTGCTGGACGCCATGCTGCCCTACCAGGTGAACTACTATGGGAACCCTCACTCCAGAACACACGCCTACGGCTGGGAGAGCGAGAGCGCCATGGAGCGAGCCAGGAAG cagatAGCAGACCTGATAGCAGCAGATCCCAGAGAGATCATCTTCACCAGCGGAGCCACCGAGTCCAACAACATGGCTATCAAG GGCGTGGCCAGGTTCTACCAGGTGAAGAAGCGTCATGTGATCACCACTCAGACAGAACATAAGTGTGTTCTGGACTCCTGCCGCGTTCTGGAGGCCGAAGGCTTCAGAGTCACATATCTACCAGTGAAGAGCAACGGACTGCTGGACctgcag gtcctGGAGGACAGTATCTGTCCTGAAACCTCTCTGGTGTCGGTGATGAGCGTCAACAACGAGATAGGAGTGAAGCAGCCCATCAAGGAGATCG gtcaGCTGTGCCGCTCTCGCGGCGTGTTCCTCCACACCGACGCTGCTCAGGCTGTAGGGAAGATTCCCATCAACGTCTCCGACTGGAAGGTCGACCTGATGTCCATCAGCGGGCACAAGATCTACGGCCCCAAag gtgtgggtGCTCTGTACGTGCGTCGTCGCCCCAGGGTGCGTTTGGAGCCGCTCCAGAACGGGGGCGGGCAGGAGAGGGGGCTGCGCTCCGGCACTGTCCCCACCCCTCTGGCTGTGGGGCTGGGAGCCGCCTGCCACATCGCCCAGCAGGAGATGGAG tatgaCCACCACAGAGTGTCCATGCTTGCTGACCGTCTGGTCCAGAAGATCATGGCTGGGATTCCTGATGTCATCATGAACGGAGATCCTGAACAACGCTAcgctg gctgtgTCAACCTGTCCTTTGCCtatgtggagggagagagtctGCTGATGGCTCTGAAGGATGTAGCACTGTCATCTGggag tgcctGTACCTCAGCGTCTCTGGAGCCGTCTTATGTTCTGAGAGCCATCGGAGCAGATGAAGATCTGGCTCACTCCTCTATCAG gtttgGTATCGGCAGGTTCAGTACAGAAGAAGAGATCGACTACACAGCAGAGAAATGCATCCAGCATGTCTGCAGGCTGCGGCAGATGAG tcctctGTGGGAGATGGCCCAGGAAGGCATTGACCTGAAGAGCATCAACTGGACGCAGCACTAG